Within the Maridesulfovibrio zosterae DSM 11974 genome, the region TTAACCTTATAATATTCCGATCAGGTCGTCCGGTCTGTTGATTGATAATTTGCTGATAAATTATTCAGCGGGCATATTAAATATGCCCGCTGAATAAAATTTTATTCAAAAATTTTATTGATTTTCTGTCCAAGAGTATCAGGAGTAAACGGTTTAACAATGTAATTGGAAACCTTTGCCTGAACAGCTTCAATAATGTTTTCCTGCTGAGCTTCAGCAGTAACCATCAGAAATGGGATGTCAGCAAATTCTTCACTTCCTCTGACTTTACGCAAGAATTCTATCCCAGTCATCTGGGGCATATTCCAGTCAGAAACAATAAACTGAATACTGTCATCTTTGTTGAGAGTTTCCCAGGCAGTTGTTCCATCGTCTGCTTCAACAATATTTGTAAAGCCGATCTGCCGAAGGATGTTTTTAATTATGCGTCGCATGGTCGCGAAGTCATCCACAACAAGAACTTTCATAGAGTAATCAATGGCCATTTATTTCTCCTTAGGGTTCCGGGTTGTACTTTTCCTGGAACATTTGTCTTAATTTTTTAAGGGCTTGCGAGTGTAACTGTGACACTCTGCCTTCTGTAATTTCCATTACTTCCGAGGTCTCTTTCATACTAAGTTCCTCTCCGTAATAGAGTGATAATACCAGTTTTTCTCTTGGCGTCAAATTATCAATTAGATCAGCAACCTTGTCCACTGTTTCTTTGAATACAGCTGACTTGTATGGCTCATTATCAAGTTGAGAATCCATGTTACTGGGAATATTATCATTAAAGGCATCAAGATTTACACAAATTTGATTTTGCAACGCTTCAAGGCCGTGTTGTACTTCTTTTGCTGAAAGACCTGTCGCTTCTTCGATTTGAGCACTGCTCGGTTTTTGGCCCGTCTGGTGCTCAATATCTCTGATACTGCTTTCTATTGTCTTAACCTTTTGCCGCAGACCGCGTGAAAACCAGTCCATGCGTCTTAATTCATCAAGCATGGCTCCTTTTATTCTGTTTTCTGCGTAGGTCTCAAATTTTATTTTCAACTCAGCACGGAACTTTCCAAGTGATTCCACGAGGCCTAGACTTCCGGCACTAATAAGCTCTCCAAGCTCTACACTTTGTGGTAGCTTGGATTTCATTCTGAGCGCAATTATACGGATTTTCGGTGAAAAATGCCGTACTATAGCCTCTTGATCTGAGGGAGAAAAATCTTCCCATTTAGTAGCGCCTGACTCTAGCTTAAGCCACGGACTGCTCTTGGAAGAGAAGTTTTTTCCAGAAGAACTTGATATTTCCATCTAGCTCGGATGTTGCTTTCCATTTAGTAATGTTTTTAGCTGCTTCAGCAATCTTGACGCATGCAGGGCTGGATGGCGCAATCTTGCAAAGTGGTGTCTGTTGAATAACTGCATTACGCATATTCGGATCACGCGGTATTACTCCTACGAGATCAAGAGAAACTCCACTTAAGAAATGATCACAGGCCATGTAAAGTTTTTTAAATACTTCTTTGGCTGTTTTCATGTCCGGTGCCATATTTACCAAAACTTTAAATTTGTCCACACCGTGATGCAGTTTCATAACCTTTATGAGAGCATACGCATCAGTCAGTGATGTAGGTTCGGGAGTCAGGACCAGAAGGCGTTCCTGAACAGCCAGATTAAAGTAGAGTACGTTATCGTTAATACCTGCACCAGTATCAACTATAAGGTAGTCAATTTCTTCTTCAAGGTGATCCATTGCTTCCAGAAGATCCAGTTTTTGGCCTGTATCAAGTGATACCATATCACTTATTCCTGATGAGGCCGGGAGAATATCAAATCCATAATCAGTTTTGTATATAACATCCCGAATGCTTGTGTT harbors:
- a CDS encoding chemotaxis response regulator CheY encodes the protein MAIDYSMKVLVVDDFATMRRIIKNILRQIGFTNIVEADDGTTAWETLNKDDSIQFIVSDWNMPQMTGIEFLRKVRGSEEFADIPFLMVTAEAQQENIIEAVQAKVSNYIVKPFTPDTLGQKINKIFE
- a CDS encoding FliA/WhiG family RNA polymerase sigma factor, translating into MEISSSSGKNFSSKSSPWLKLESGATKWEDFSPSDQEAIVRHFSPKIRIIALRMKSKLPQSVELGELISAGSLGLVESLGKFRAELKIKFETYAENRIKGAMLDELRRMDWFSRGLRQKVKTIESSIRDIEHQTGQKPSSAQIEEATGLSAKEVQHGLEALQNQICVNLDAFNDNIPSNMDSQLDNEPYKSAVFKETVDKVADLIDNLTPREKLVLSLYYGEELSMKETSEVMEITEGRVSQLHSQALKKLRQMFQEKYNPEP
- a CDS encoding MinD/ParA family protein, giving the protein MNSNLPMVFSVTSGKGGVGKTNISVNLAYNLSRMGKKVLLLDADLGLANVDVLLGIAPKYNLFHLFHENTSIRDVIYKTDYGFDILPASSGISDMVSLDTGQKLDLLEAMDHLEEEIDYLIVDTGAGINDNVLYFNLAVQERLLVLTPEPTSLTDAYALIKVMKLHHGVDKFKVLVNMAPDMKTAKEVFKKLYMACDHFLSGVSLDLVGVIPRDPNMRNAVIQQTPLCKIAPSSPACVKIAEAAKNITKWKATSELDGNIKFFWKKLLFQEQSVA